In Salmo salar chromosome ssa24, Ssal_v3.1, whole genome shotgun sequence, the following proteins share a genomic window:
- the LOC106585494 gene encoding protein CUSTOS isoform X2: MSAPVGTMAEDASSEDEDLEHFKEAAWSFGTYGTNGTHNANPAVISAETSRPCTESTKCEDGFRLFTTSVPGEFTIEPPPPVRRRPIPSSSDSDSEMEMRLREAAVSVTDLLSAALPSAVTHSLPESPSSEKIMMKNNKGDEAEREDHNNSPVPKKRKALQGECGEVEHCGESSPNAKTDEEQKRPEEDIIPLKKKKKKKKKKKKAQMIDGV, from the exons ATGTCAGCGCCTGTTGGGACGATGGCCGAAGACGCAAGCAGTGAAGATGAAGATCTAGAACATTTTAAGGAAGCAGCTTGGAGTTTTGGCACATATGGAACTAATGGTACACACAATGCCAACCCGGCAG TGATCTCTGCAGAAACATCAAGACCCTGCACAGAGTCAACCAAATGTGAAGATG GTTTCCGGCTGTTCACCACATCTGTCCCAGGAGAATTTACTATTGAGCCCCCTCCTCCTGTAAGGCGCAGGCCCATCCCCAGCTCAAG tgacagtgacagtgaaaTGGAAATGAGACTGAGAGAGGCAGCAGTGTCAGTCACAGACCTCCTATCAGCAGCTCTCCCCAGCGCGGTTACACATTCCCTGCCGGAGTCCCCCAGCTCAGAGAAAATTATGATGAAGAACAACAAAGGAGATGAGGCAGAAAGAGAGGACCATAATAACAGCCCTGTCCCTAAGAAAAGGAAAGCTCTCCAGGGGGAGTGTGGAGAGGTAGAGCACTGTGGAGAATCCTCACCTAATGCTAAGACCGATGAGGAGCAGAAGAGGCCAGAAGAGGACATTATACccctgaagaagaagaagaagaagaagaagaagaagaaaaaggcaCAGATGATAGATGGAGTGTAA
- the LOC106585494 gene encoding protein CUSTOS isoform X1, translating into MSAPVGTMAEDASSEDEDLEHFKEAAWSFGTYGTNGTHNANPADGVSNVKQSRRVAVSKHEHDGNELQTTPEFRAHVAKKLGAMLDSCISVISAETSRPCTESTKCEDGFRLFTTSVPGEFTIEPPPPVRRRPIPSSSDSDSEMEMRLREAAVSVTDLLSAALPSAVTHSLPESPSSEKIMMKNNKGDEAEREDHNNSPVPKKRKALQGECGEVEHCGESSPNAKTDEEQKRPEEDIIPLKKKKKKKKKKKKAQMIDGV; encoded by the exons ATGTCAGCGCCTGTTGGGACGATGGCCGAAGACGCAAGCAGTGAAGATGAAGATCTAGAACATTTTAAGGAAGCAGCTTGGAGTTTTGGCACATATGGAACTAATGGTACACACAATGCCAACCCGGCAG ATGGGGTAAGCAATGTCAAGCAATCCCGTCG TGTGGCTGTATCTAAACATGAACATGATGGGAACGAGTTGCAGACGACCCCGGAGTTCCGTGCGCACGTTGCAAAGAAATTAGGGGCTATGCTTGACag TTGTATTTCAGTGATCTCTGCAGAAACATCAAGACCCTGCACAGAGTCAACCAAATGTGAAGATG GTTTCCGGCTGTTCACCACATCTGTCCCAGGAGAATTTACTATTGAGCCCCCTCCTCCTGTAAGGCGCAGGCCCATCCCCAGCTCAAG tgacagtgacagtgaaaTGGAAATGAGACTGAGAGAGGCAGCAGTGTCAGTCACAGACCTCCTATCAGCAGCTCTCCCCAGCGCGGTTACACATTCCCTGCCGGAGTCCCCCAGCTCAGAGAAAATTATGATGAAGAACAACAAAGGAGATGAGGCAGAAAGAGAGGACCATAATAACAGCCCTGTCCCTAAGAAAAGGAAAGCTCTCCAGGGGGAGTGTGGAGAGGTAGAGCACTGTGGAGAATCCTCACCTAATGCTAAGACCGATGAGGAGCAGAAGAGGCCAGAAGAGGACATTATACccctgaagaagaagaagaagaagaagaagaagaagaaaaaggcaCAGATGATAGATGGAGTGTAA